A genomic region of Oncorhynchus mykiss isolate Arlee chromosome 2, USDA_OmykA_1.1, whole genome shotgun sequence contains the following coding sequences:
- the LOC110539113 gene encoding pituitary tumor-transforming gene 1 protein-interacting protein: MSKTERGIMSSLLVVVAVTYVLVSRAECHTSTTPTPLNSCKAFSTCDSCTQNPKCLWCMTNDTCTDYPVSYILPPPAVCKLSQARWGVCWVNFEALIIAMAVLGGTIIISIAVCCCCCCCCKKRQSGPDRDEERFARRREEIRQRADERKVERKVRHDDIRKKYGLVPDSDHPYSKFENE; encoded by the exons ATGAGTAAAACAGAGAGGGGAATCATGAGCTCATTGCTTGTTGTTGTGGCTGTAACCTATGTCCTCGTTAGCCGAGCAGAATGTCACACTAGTACTACGCCAACGCCATTGAATT CTTGCAAAGCCTTCTCAACTTGTGACTCATGCACTCAAAACCCAAAG TGCCTGTGGTGCATGACCAACGACACGTGCACAGACTACCCAGTGAGCTACATTCTGCCTCCGCCTGCAGTGTGTAAACTGTCACAGGCACGATGGGGAGTGTGTTGGG TGAACTTCGAGGCTCTGATCATTGCCATGGCAGTGTTAGGCGGGACCATCATCATCAGCATTGCagtctgttgctgctgctgctgttgctgcaaGAAACGTCAATCAGG GCCagacagagatgaggagaggtttgccaggaggagagaggagatcagaCAGCGTGCTGATGAACG gaAGGTGGAGAGGAAGGTGAGGCATGATGACATCCGCAAGAAGTATG